In Flavobacterium endoglycinae, one DNA window encodes the following:
- a CDS encoding plasmid mobilization protein has protein sequence MKKENSNRTRIVGLRFTPEEYQKIERKWKASTCRKLSDYIRMHLFNKPITVKYRSESLDDFMAEVIKLKSELHSLGNNFNQSVKKLHTLRQIPEFKTWILNSQFERKMLLEKVEEIKIHFQKITEKWLL, from the coding sequence ATGAAAAAGGAAAATTCAAACAGAACACGGATTGTAGGACTTCGTTTTACCCCTGAAGAGTATCAGAAAATAGAACGGAAATGGAAAGCCAGCACCTGCAGAAAACTCAGCGATTACATCCGGATGCATTTATTCAATAAGCCTATTACAGTCAAGTATCGAAGCGAGTCTCTTGATGACTTTATGGCTGAGGTTATAAAGCTCAAAAGCGAACTTCACTCGCTTGGAAACAACTTCAATCAGTCTGTGAAAAAACTGCATACCCTGAGACAGATTCCGGAGTTTAAAACATGGATTTTAAATTCTCAATTCGAGCGGAAAATGCTTTTGGAGAAGGTGGAGGAAATTAAAATTCACTTCCAAAAAATCACTGAAAAATGGTTGCTGTAA
- a CDS encoding DUF4365 domain-containing protein translates to MHSNIINADSAPYPKTSTPEMDAVATLVHILDKSRLKPIISVLDKVPNIDGYIEIVNGKQQPLGKLEVQIKFLPESKTEKPKHQCELQFLAYCEHNILPVLLIVVDAAEEKAYWIHISRKFLYSIKDKIKANSVNIDIPKTNVIMKSDASYIPYWLDIINDYKTRLINFDSVSAQLDDMKSEHEKLKKLTNPALGIDRDYFKEIHFFLDYYNNLLEKDFIIIKEIFYPDCWKIGIAYSVYSDYVLSYSFYPISYTTNDIQIKEINPKATERLKDAINYIRHNKTNPIKYTPEKYAYGYIIQNLKKIVDSRMLLPINKYVANEYIVAFLDKNYEFTGIEKSDSYKIEDIKFALNVFIPFVCEEFLENANDLTDEEFDIDFFRWHLFPRDIKKLIKKVRKRIKENQNLQAKIRIYSAEFNLEYIWELIIHLQNINEMTVNRQYPVKVYPAKRAYFFWEVYDEPKVENALRAIFKNLPRLYDDFITEYFPAIQRQISFFSYFDWLIVNIAMNAEDRNNPPGVEFIYLKNQGENKKQQIDIFNSSEKSPLYLREIFSLRDLTLDFNGEIFKVVASNSSYDDNIYHDIPMQDYIYDTLKNRLETYLAPLHNGNSTIFKFTRY, encoded by the coding sequence ATGCACAGCAATATTATAAATGCAGATTCGGCTCCCTATCCAAAAACAAGTACTCCGGAAATGGATGCTGTGGCCACATTAGTGCATATTTTGGATAAAAGCAGATTAAAACCAATAATTAGCGTTTTAGACAAAGTCCCGAATATAGATGGATATATTGAAATAGTCAACGGAAAACAGCAGCCTTTGGGCAAACTGGAAGTACAGATAAAGTTTTTGCCTGAAAGTAAGACTGAAAAACCAAAGCATCAATGTGAATTACAATTTTTAGCCTATTGCGAGCACAATATTTTGCCGGTGCTTTTAATTGTTGTCGATGCAGCTGAGGAGAAAGCATATTGGATTCATATCAGCAGAAAATTCCTGTATTCTATAAAAGATAAAATTAAAGCCAATTCTGTAAATATTGATATTCCAAAAACGAATGTTATAATGAAATCGGATGCTTCGTATATTCCTTATTGGCTGGATATAATCAACGATTATAAAACCAGACTTATTAATTTTGACAGTGTTTCTGCGCAGCTCGATGATATGAAGTCTGAGCATGAAAAACTAAAAAAATTAACGAATCCTGCTCTAGGAATTGACAGGGACTATTTTAAGGAAATTCATTTTTTTCTGGACTATTATAATAATTTACTTGAAAAAGATTTTATTATAATTAAAGAAATTTTTTACCCCGACTGCTGGAAGATTGGAATTGCATATTCCGTTTATTCAGATTATGTATTAAGTTATTCTTTTTACCCTATAAGCTATACAACCAACGATATCCAGATAAAAGAGATTAATCCAAAAGCAACAGAGAGATTAAAAGATGCTATTAATTATATAAGGCATAATAAAACTAATCCGATTAAATATACCCCTGAAAAATATGCATATGGCTATATTATTCAGAACCTTAAAAAGATTGTAGATTCCCGTATGCTTCTTCCAATAAATAAATATGTGGCCAATGAATATATCGTGGCATTCTTGGATAAAAATTATGAATTTACAGGTATAGAAAAATCGGACAGTTATAAAATAGAAGATATAAAATTTGCTCTAAATGTCTTTATACCGTTTGTCTGTGAGGAGTTTCTCGAGAATGCGAACGATTTGACAGATGAAGAGTTTGATATCGATTTTTTTAGGTGGCATCTTTTTCCTCGCGATATTAAAAAACTTATCAAAAAAGTCCGCAAAAGAATCAAAGAAAATCAGAATCTGCAGGCTAAGATCAGAATATATTCCGCTGAATTTAATCTGGAATATATTTGGGAACTGATAATTCATTTGCAGAATATAAACGAAATGACTGTCAACAGGCAGTATCCTGTAAAAGTGTATCCAGCAAAAAGAGCCTACTTTTTTTGGGAGGTTTACGATGAACCAAAGGTAGAAAATGCATTAAGAGCAATTTTTAAAAATCTGCCAAGACTTTATGATGATTTTATTACTGAGTATTTTCCAGCTATTCAGAGACAGATTTCTTTTTTTTCCTACTTTGACTGGCTTATTGTAAATATTGCAATGAATGCTGAAGATAGAAACAATCCTCCGGGTGTAGAATTTATTTATTTGAAGAATCAGGGAGAGAATAAGAAACAGCAGATAGATATCTTTAATTCCTCTGAAAAATCTCCTTTATATTTGCGTGAGATATTTTCTCTAAGGGATTTAACGTTGGATTTTAACGGAGAAATATTTAAGGTGGTAGCGTCAAATTCAAGCTACGATGATAATATTTATCATGATATACCTATGCAGGACTATATTTATGATACATTAAAAAACAGGCTGGAAACTTACCTTGCGCCTTTACATAATGGAAACTCGACGATTTTTAAATTTACTAGATATTGA
- the mobC gene encoding conjugal transfer protein MobC yields MQTGENEQALRKILDMTRLISVIILVLHFYFYCYEAFVQWHLAGEIMEKIISRISKTGLFDDFHKSKLFSLLLLAVSLIGAKGKKDQKMNYRTALVYIVNGLLVYFAAVVVFYLPINGDYKAGIYISVTSLGFLMMLSGGTLLSRIIKTKFQNGDVFNKENETFPQEERLLENEYSINLPARYYLKNKIRKSWINIINPFRGLLVLGSPGSGKSYFVIRHVITQHIQKGFSMFVYDFKYDDLSKIVYNTFEKNKGAYKIIPKCYFINFDKIMHRCNPLDPKGMEDITDASESARTILMGLNREWIKKQGDFFVESPINFLSAVIWYLRKYNDGEFCTLPHVIELMQADYDNLFTLLRTEKEIEVLINPFISAYLQEANDQLEGQIGTAKIAMARLSSPQLYYVLSGNDFTLDINNPDEPKIVCMGNNPQKIQIYGAVLSLYVNRLVKLVNKKDRLKSSLIFDEFPTIYLNNMDSLIATARSNKVATCLGIQDFSQLRKDYGREQADVIMNITGNIISGQVTGDTSKQLSERFGKILQDRESLSINSSDTSVSRSKQLESAVPPSKIAALSSGEFVGMVADNPDCKIELKTFHSEIINDHDSLGKEEESFKEIPSVRKIDEYMIQRNYLQIKQDVQDIINSEMERLLNDPAMAHLVIKK; encoded by the coding sequence ATGCAGACAGGAGAGAATGAACAGGCGCTGAGAAAAATACTGGATATGACAAGATTAATCAGTGTCATTATACTGGTATTGCATTTTTATTTTTACTGCTATGAAGCTTTTGTACAATGGCATCTTGCAGGTGAAATCATGGAGAAGATAATAAGCAGGATTTCCAAAACTGGACTTTTTGATGATTTTCATAAATCAAAACTTTTTTCACTGTTGCTATTGGCAGTTTCCCTCATTGGCGCAAAAGGGAAAAAAGACCAGAAGATGAATTACAGAACAGCTTTGGTTTATATTGTCAACGGCCTGTTAGTTTACTTCGCCGCAGTGGTTGTTTTTTATCTTCCGATTAATGGAGATTACAAAGCAGGAATCTATATTAGTGTAACATCTCTGGGGTTTTTAATGATGCTTTCAGGAGGAACTTTATTATCCAGAATAATAAAAACAAAATTTCAGAATGGAGACGTTTTTAATAAAGAGAATGAAACTTTTCCTCAGGAAGAAAGGCTTTTGGAAAATGAATACTCCATTAACCTTCCTGCCCGCTATTATTTGAAAAATAAGATCCGAAAAAGTTGGATTAATATTATCAACCCATTTCGGGGATTGCTGGTTTTAGGAAGTCCCGGTTCTGGAAAATCCTATTTTGTCATCAGGCATGTTATAACCCAGCATATACAGAAAGGATTCAGCATGTTTGTCTATGATTTCAAATATGATGATCTCTCCAAAATTGTCTACAATACTTTTGAAAAAAATAAAGGGGCCTATAAAATAATTCCCAAATGCTACTTTATAAATTTTGATAAAATTATGCACAGATGCAATCCTTTAGATCCAAAAGGAATGGAAGATATAACAGACGCATCGGAATCGGCCCGAACTATTTTGATGGGGCTCAATAGAGAATGGATTAAAAAGCAGGGAGACTTTTTTGTGGAGTCGCCTATTAATTTTTTATCGGCTGTAATCTGGTATCTGAGGAAGTATAATGATGGGGAATTCTGCACCCTGCCGCATGTTATTGAACTTATGCAGGCAGATTACGATAATCTTTTTACATTACTTAGGACAGAAAAGGAAATTGAGGTGCTGATTAATCCTTTTATAAGTGCTTACCTACAGGAGGCAAATGACCAGCTGGAGGGTCAGATTGGCACAGCTAAAATTGCTATGGCACGTCTGTCTTCTCCTCAATTGTATTACGTGCTGTCAGGTAATGATTTCACTTTAGACATTAATAATCCAGACGAACCCAAGATTGTCTGCATGGGAAACAATCCGCAGAAGATACAGATCTACGGAGCAGTTTTATCTCTGTATGTAAACAGGCTGGTAAAGCTGGTAAATAAAAAAGACAGGCTCAAATCCAGCCTGATATTTGATGAATTTCCGACTATTTATCTCAATAATATGGACAGCCTTATAGCGACGGCTAGAAGCAATAAAGTGGCCACGTGTTTGGGCATTCAGGATTTCAGCCAGCTTCGAAAGGACTACGGAAGAGAGCAGGCAGATGTAATTATGAATATTACAGGAAACATCATTTCAGGGCAGGTAACAGGTGATACCTCCAAGCAGTTATCGGAGCGTTTTGGCAAAATTCTGCAGGACAGGGAAAGCCTTTCAATCAACAGCAGTGACACATCAGTGAGCCGTTCCAAACAGTTGGAATCTGCAGTTCCTCCTTCTAAAATTGCAGCACTCAGTTCGGGAGAATTTGTGGGCATGGTAGCCGATAATCCCGACTGTAAAATTGAACTCAAAACTTTTCACAGCGAAATTATTAATGATCATGATTCTTTGGGAAAAGAAGAAGAAAGTTTTAAAGAAATCCCATCGGTCCGCAAAATTGATGAGTATATGATTCAGCGGAATTATCTGCAGATTAAACAGGATGTCCAGGATATTATTAATTCAGAAATGGAAAGACTGCTGAATGATCCGGCCATGGCACATCTGGTAATAAAAAAATAG
- a CDS encoding relaxase/mobilization nuclease domain-containing protein produces the protein MVAVIKTGSSVHNIFNYNENKVKEGIAEFIGEGNYPLEAAKLTGAMKLNRLLKQNSLNENVKRNSVHISLNFDPSESALSNDKMLEIAEQYMQKIGFGNQPYLIYRHYDAGHPHMHLVSIKIREDGSRIDMQNIGRNQSEDARREIEKTFGLVQAQLKKRGTDQFIRPLVLSKIKYGKTESKRAVQSVLDHVLSAYKYKSLSELNAVLGLYNVRADRGEENSRIFKTNGLLYRTLDENGKPIGVPLKASEFYNKPTLKFLHDKFQENNKTVYQKKRIANAVDLILLGRSISLSDLAMQLGKEGIDMVFRKSELGQLYGITYVDHLSKCVLNGSDLGKQYSAKQIEERCGLSFEKGVGNRIPVIYEAFKSSGVFYTETDKQSFFDDLRLEMNTLDFKSAVQKIIEVLTRIENDTFYVPNQLKKASKKKRVRRRSNNL, from the coding sequence ATGGTTGCTGTAATCAAAACAGGATCTTCTGTGCATAACATTTTTAACTACAATGAAAATAAAGTCAAAGAAGGAATTGCAGAGTTTATCGGGGAAGGGAATTATCCTCTGGAAGCTGCAAAATTAACCGGTGCAATGAAGCTTAACAGGCTTTTGAAACAGAATTCACTTAATGAAAATGTAAAGAGGAACAGCGTGCATATTTCACTGAATTTTGATCCTTCAGAATCTGCATTATCAAATGATAAGATGCTTGAAATAGCAGAACAGTACATGCAGAAAATAGGTTTTGGAAATCAGCCATATCTGATATACAGACATTATGATGCGGGACATCCGCACATGCATCTTGTCTCCATAAAAATAAGAGAAGACGGAAGCAGGATAGATATGCAGAACATAGGAAGAAATCAGTCAGAAGACGCACGCAGAGAGATAGAAAAAACGTTTGGTCTGGTTCAGGCGCAGCTAAAGAAAAGGGGCACCGATCAGTTTATCAGACCTCTTGTGCTTTCAAAGATTAAATATGGAAAGACAGAATCAAAAAGAGCTGTACAGTCGGTTCTTGATCATGTGCTTTCGGCATATAAATATAAAAGCCTCTCTGAACTGAATGCAGTTCTGGGACTGTATAATGTAAGGGCAGACAGGGGAGAGGAAAATTCAAGGATATTTAAAACAAATGGTCTGTTGTACAGGACGCTGGACGAAAATGGAAAACCGATAGGAGTTCCGCTCAAAGCAAGTGAGTTTTATAATAAACCGACGTTAAAATTTCTGCACGATAAGTTTCAGGAAAACAATAAAACTGTATACCAAAAGAAAAGAATTGCTAATGCTGTTGACCTGATACTTTTAGGCAGAAGCATTTCGCTTTCTGATTTAGCTATGCAGCTAGGAAAGGAAGGAATAGACATGGTTTTTAGAAAAAGTGAGTTGGGGCAACTTTATGGGATTACTTATGTGGATCACCTTTCAAAATGTGTTTTAAACGGAAGTGATTTGGGAAAACAGTACAGTGCCAAACAGATAGAAGAACGCTGCGGTTTGTCTTTTGAAAAGGGAGTAGGAAATAGAATTCCCGTTATATATGAAGCATTTAAATCTAGCGGCGTTTTTTATACAGAAACCGATAAACAAAGTTTTTTCGATGACTTACGTCTTGAGATGAATACGCTGGATTTTAAATCAGCTGTTCAAAAAATAATAGAAGTATTGACAAGAATAGAAAATGATACTTTTTATGTTCCAAATCAGCTTAAAAAAGCATCAAAAAAGAAAAGAGTAAGAAGACGTTCTAATAATTTATAA